One genomic segment of Equus przewalskii isolate Varuska chromosome 13, EquPr2, whole genome shotgun sequence includes these proteins:
- the BTF3 gene encoding transcription factor BTF3 isoform X2, with the protein MKETIMNQEKLAKLQAQVRIGGKGTARRKKKVVHRTATADDKKLQFSLKKLGVNNISGIEEVNMFTNQGTVIHFNNPKVQASLAANTFTITGHAETKQLTEMLPSILNQLGADSLTSLRRLAEALPKQSVDGKAPLATGEEDDDEVPDLVENFDEASKNEAN; encoded by the exons ATGAAAGAAACTATCATGAACCAGGAGAAACTCGCCAAACTCCAGGCACAAGTGCGCATTGGTGGGAAA GGAACTGCTCGCAGAAAGAAGAAGGTGGTTCATAGAACAGCCACGGCAGACGATAAGAAACTCCAGTTCTCCTTGAAGAAGTTAGGGGTGAACAACATCTCCGGTATCGAAGAG gtGAATATGTTCACAAACCAAGGGACAGTGATCCACTTCAACAACCCCAAAGTTCAGGCGTCCCTGGCAGCGAACACGTTCACCATTACAGGCCACGCCGAGACCAAGCAGCTGACAGAAATGCTGCCCAGCATCCTCAACCAGCTCGGTGCCGACAGTCTGACCAGTTTAAGGAGACTGGCTGAAGCGCTGCCCAAACAAT CTGTGGATGGAAAAGCACCACTCGCCACAGGAGAGGAGGATGATGATGAAGTTCCAG atcTTGTGGAGAATTTTGATGAGGCTTCCAAGAATGAGGCAAACTGA
- the BTF3 gene encoding transcription factor BTF3 isoform X1, whose translation MRRTGAPAQADSRGRGRARGGCPGGEATPSLPPPRGGTRGQEPQMKETIMNQEKLAKLQAQVRIGGKGTARRKKKVVHRTATADDKKLQFSLKKLGVNNISGIEEVNMFTNQGTVIHFNNPKVQASLAANTFTITGHAETKQLTEMLPSILNQLGADSLTSLRRLAEALPKQSVDGKAPLATGEEDDDEVPDLVENFDEASKNEAN comes from the exons aTGCGACGGACAGGCGCACCCGCTCAGGCTGACTCTCGGGGGCGAGGTCGAGCCAGGGGCGGCTGCCCTGGGGGCGAGGCGACGCCGTCTCTTCCTCCACCTCGCGGCGGAACCCGGGGACAGGAGCCTCAG ATGAAAGAAACTATCATGAACCAGGAGAAACTCGCCAAACTCCAGGCACAAGTGCGCATTGGTGGGAAA GGAACTGCTCGCAGAAAGAAGAAGGTGGTTCATAGAACAGCCACGGCAGACGATAAGAAACTCCAGTTCTCCTTGAAGAAGTTAGGGGTGAACAACATCTCCGGTATCGAAGAG gtGAATATGTTCACAAACCAAGGGACAGTGATCCACTTCAACAACCCCAAAGTTCAGGCGTCCCTGGCAGCGAACACGTTCACCATTACAGGCCACGCCGAGACCAAGCAGCTGACAGAAATGCTGCCCAGCATCCTCAACCAGCTCGGTGCCGACAGTCTGACCAGTTTAAGGAGACTGGCTGAAGCGCTGCCCAAACAAT CTGTGGATGGAAAAGCACCACTCGCCACAGGAGAGGAGGATGATGATGAAGTTCCAG atcTTGTGGAGAATTTTGATGAGGCTTCCAAGAATGAGGCAAACTGA